From Bradysia coprophila strain Holo2 unplaced genomic scaffold, BU_Bcop_v1 contig_324, whole genome shotgun sequence, the proteins below share one genomic window:
- the LOC119079543 gene encoding transmembrane protein 35A translates to MSSSTSPLVSNPTNKVGSTIVLKSLSILLGLFFIFIGAMKISPYLSKELHKDLRKEYVKYAKVFPLSSIFDFKIPSKWYRRVVGALEVVCGLAMALIPSHKIKNAANISLLLLMFLAVYSHYMVSDPFERSGPALVFTFMLCGRLVVWYQTSKREAEMAEAAQIQANGGVKQD, encoded by the exons ATGTCTTCTTCGACGAGTCCATTGGTCTCGAATCCAACTAATAAAGTTGGTTCAACAATTGTGCTAAAAAGTTTATCAATACTGTTAGGGCTgttcttcattttcattgGAGCGATGAAAATTAGCCCGTACTTGAGCAAGGAATTGCACAAAGATTTG CGAAAGGAATATGTCAAATATGCGAAAGTCTTTCCTCTGTCGTCGATCTTCGATTTTAAAATACCAAGTAAATGGTATCGACGGGTGGTTGGAGCCTTGGAGGTGGTTTGCGG TTTGGCTATGGCCTTAATACCAAGTC acaaAATTAAGAACGCTGCCAACATAAGTCTGTTGCTGTTAATGTTTCTCGCTGTTTATTCGCATTACATG GTCAGCGATCCCTTTGAACGTTCGGGTCCAGCTTTGGTATTCACATTTATGTTATGCGGTCGTTTAGTGGTATGGTATCAG ACAAGCAAACGTGAAGCAGAAATGGCCGAGGCTGCACAGATTCAAGCGAACGGAGGTGTAAAACAGGACTAA
- the LOC119079508 gene encoding uncharacterized protein LOC119079508 isoform X1, translating to MKFLEYNMLCGTIGLFFTLQLINCAHIEYDNEDGKYSEISDMDKEQSQARYDPRLLSEDVSGYHSQSGNIGASSCYNANVRYLHGQKISRVDPCEICLCVDGEIFCWWKKCEHHLRKPPKKPKHHNHRKQQNAWLKGIPQSVVNFPQHLPTHLLNENVDVEAQNNNTVISTKISASPISVINAMDDSPSSTIPENIFNANDTNEPNEHQTSNDMNDKLRIITANPIIIDNKITVEARNSNDEKGYYEKTIINKNGVFIENIRKIANVADENTLNDDVENENINRKRIELMNVPLSQHYVITSSGKIEKTDTLASDDVIAQFRDGLNDFQTSPKPVISSTIGVTGAQTTELNDGPKATTTTTTAAINAHSECIVMGKTYKVGTILPQETGNCLQCVCTQGSDSEGPRVTCSPHNCPPLILPDLFDATGY from the exons CTCACATAGAATACGACAACGAAGATGGAAAATACTCTGAAATAAGCGATATGGATAAAGAACAATCACAAGCCCGATATGATCCACGACTACTGTCTGAAGATGTTAGCGGATATCATTCACAGTCGGGTAATATTGGTGCATCGTCTTGCTACAATGCAAATGTACGCTATTTGCACGGACAGAAG ATTTCCAGGGTAGATCCGTGCGAGATTTGTCTTTGCGTTGATGGGGAAATATTTTGCTGGTGGAAGAAATGTG AACATCATCTACGAAAACCACCAAAAAAGCCAAAACACCACAACCACCGAAAGCAGCAGAATGCATGGCTGAAAGGAATACCACAAAGTGTTGTTAATTTCCCCCAACATCTTCCAACCCATTTACTAAACGAAAACGTTGATGTCGAAGCCCAAAACAATAATACCgtcatttcaacaaaaatatcagCTTCACCGATTAGTGTAATAAATGCGATGGATGATTCACCCTCATCGACGATACCAGAGAATATATTCAATGCGAATGACACTAACGAACCGAATGAACATCAAACGTCAAATGACATGAACGATAAATTGAGGATTATTACGGCAAATCCTATTATAATAGACAATAAAATAACGGTTGAAGCGCGTAACAGTAATGACGAAAAAGGTTATTACGAAAAAACaataatcaacaaaaacgGTGTCTTCATTGAAAATATCCGAAAAATTGCCAACGTCGCCGATGAGAATACTCTGAACGATGatgtggaaaatgaaaatatcaacCGAAAGCGAATTGAATTAATGAACGTACCGTTATCGCAACACTATGTGATTACATCGTCtgggaaaattgaaaagaccGATACGTTGGCAAGCGACGATGTAATCGCACAATTTCGTGATGGCCTTAACGACTTTCAAACATCTCCCAAGCCAGTAATATCGAGTACAATCGGTGTTACAGGTGCACAAACGACTGAACTTAATGATGGACCTAAAGCGACTACAACGACAACAACTGCAGCTATTAACGCCCATTCGGAATGTATTGTGATGG GTAAGACATACAAAGTGGGCACAATACTACCACAAGAAACCGGTAACTGTTTACAATGCGTATGTACACAAGGCAGTGACAGTGAAGGACCCAGAGTCACCTGCAGTCCACACAACTGTCCACCACTCATACTACCCGATCTATTCGATGCCACCGGTtattaa
- the LOC119079508 gene encoding uncharacterized protein LOC119079508 isoform X2 has product MDKEQSQARYDPRLLSEDVSGYHSQSGNIGASSCYNANVRYLHGQKISRVDPCEICLCVDGEIFCWWKKCEHHLRKPPKKPKHHNHRKQQNAWLKGIPQSVVNFPQHLPTHLLNENVDVEAQNNNTVISTKISASPISVINAMDDSPSSTIPENIFNANDTNEPNEHQTSNDMNDKLRIITANPIIIDNKITVEARNSNDEKGYYEKTIINKNGVFIENIRKIANVADENTLNDDVENENINRKRIELMNVPLSQHYVITSSGKIEKTDTLASDDVIAQFRDGLNDFQTSPKPVISSTIGVTGAQTTELNDGPKATTTTTTAAINAHSECIVMGKTYKVGTILPQETGNCLQCVCTQGSDSEGPRVTCSPHNCPPLILPDLFDATGY; this is encoded by the exons ATGGATAAAGAACAATCACAAGCCCGATATGATCCACGACTACTGTCTGAAGATGTTAGCGGATATCATTCACAGTCGGGTAATATTGGTGCATCGTCTTGCTACAATGCAAATGTACGCTATTTGCACGGACAGAAG ATTTCCAGGGTAGATCCGTGCGAGATTTGTCTTTGCGTTGATGGGGAAATATTTTGCTGGTGGAAGAAATGTG AACATCATCTACGAAAACCACCAAAAAAGCCAAAACACCACAACCACCGAAAGCAGCAGAATGCATGGCTGAAAGGAATACCACAAAGTGTTGTTAATTTCCCCCAACATCTTCCAACCCATTTACTAAACGAAAACGTTGATGTCGAAGCCCAAAACAATAATACCgtcatttcaacaaaaatatcagCTTCACCGATTAGTGTAATAAATGCGATGGATGATTCACCCTCATCGACGATACCAGAGAATATATTCAATGCGAATGACACTAACGAACCGAATGAACATCAAACGTCAAATGACATGAACGATAAATTGAGGATTATTACGGCAAATCCTATTATAATAGACAATAAAATAACGGTTGAAGCGCGTAACAGTAATGACGAAAAAGGTTATTACGAAAAAACaataatcaacaaaaacgGTGTCTTCATTGAAAATATCCGAAAAATTGCCAACGTCGCCGATGAGAATACTCTGAACGATGatgtggaaaatgaaaatatcaacCGAAAGCGAATTGAATTAATGAACGTACCGTTATCGCAACACTATGTGATTACATCGTCtgggaaaattgaaaagaccGATACGTTGGCAAGCGACGATGTAATCGCACAATTTCGTGATGGCCTTAACGACTTTCAAACATCTCCCAAGCCAGTAATATCGAGTACAATCGGTGTTACAGGTGCACAAACGACTGAACTTAATGATGGACCTAAAGCGACTACAACGACAACAACTGCAGCTATTAACGCCCATTCGGAATGTATTGTGATGG GTAAGACATACAAAGTGGGCACAATACTACCACAAGAAACCGGTAACTGTTTACAATGCGTATGTACACAAGGCAGTGACAGTGAAGGACCCAGAGTCACCTGCAGTCCACACAACTGTCCACCACTCATACTACCCGATCTATTCGATGCCACCGGTtattaa
- the LOC119079516 gene encoding cytoplasmic tRNA 2-thiolation protein 2: MCSNNEDDTVAAMIKAEVEPINFQETCKKCNESKVAVKLKFKEAQCEKCFLAYVRHKFRASLGSTKIVGRGSTILIIYDGKPKSSVLLDMLRFAFFQDTYKKLHFEPYVLYIDDSAVFNLTDEQRCDQLQRVKVLLEQYGFKAYGTSITDSTNCLQSFEDYMKQAIPNDEVIEFKTKFHSTGSHTSADDYIGNIRTNIIRKVASKLNANFAFTSEIESDLAKIFLTNVTLGRGGSVCQDIAFCDTRGAVPIIRPIRNLDVAEVDHYIKFNKIECLDVHAMDIDGMFEKSLQNVTKSFIDELQTNYPSTISTIFRTGDKISGIWDDKGEVVVDGKCTFCGSGIGAKKSETIQALEYSRFVSENTCDVRLNFVSDDRGDLSKCYGCRNIFKDLLISNESE; encoded by the coding sequence ATGTGCAGCAATAACGAAGATGACACCGTAGCTGCAATGATAAAAGCAGAAGTGGAACCGATAAACTTCCAAGAAACCTGCAAAAAGTGCAATGAATCCAAAGTGGCAGTGAAACTGAAGTTTAAAGAGGCCCAATGCGAGAAATGCTTTCTGGCTTATGTGCGTCACAAATTTCGTGCCTCATTAGGATCCACAAAAATTGTCGGTCGTGGTTCAACCATACTGATTATTTATGATGGCAAGCCGAAATCATCGGTTCTGTTGGACATGCTACGATTTGCATTTTTCCAAGACACGTACAAGAAACTACACTTCGAGCCGTATGTACTGTACATCGATGATTCGGCAGTATTCAACTTAACCGACGAACAAAGATGTGACCAACTACAACGTGTAAAGGTTCTGCTGGAACAATATGGTTTCAAGGCGTACGGTACATCAATTACGGATTCGACGAATTGCTTGCAAAGCTTTGAAGACTACATGAAACAGGCCATTCCCAATGACGAGGTCATagaattcaaaacaaaatttcactcAACCGGATCGCATACGTCTGCTGACGACTACATTGGCAACATTCGAACGAATATCATTCGCAAAGTTGCCTCGAAGTTgaatgcaaattttgcatttacatCGGAGATCGAATCCGATTTGGCTAAAATATTCCTCACAAATGTAACGCTGGGTCGTGGCGGTTCTGTTTGTCAAGATATCGCCTTTTGTGACACTCGTGGTGCAGTTCCGATCATTCGACCGATTAGAAATTTGGATGTGGCTGAAGTCGATCATTACATCAAATTCAACAAGATCGAATGCCTGGACGTACACGCAATGGACATTGACGGCATGTTTGAGAAGAGTTTGCAAAATGTGACGAAATCGTTCATCGATGAACTGCAAACGAACTATCCATCGACCATTTCGACGATATTCCGAACTGGAGATAAGATATCCGGCATTTGGGACGATAAAGGTGAAGTGGTCGTGGACGGGAAGTGTACGTTTTGTGGATCAGGAATTGGTGCTAAGAAAAGTGAGACGATTCAAGCGTTGGAATATTCGCGTTTCGTTTCTGAGAATACGTGTGATGTCAGGCTGAACTTTGTTAGTGACGATAGAGGCGATTTATCAAAATGCTACGGCTGTAGGAATATTTTTAAGGATTTGCTAATCTCAAATGAATCTGAATAA